A part of Vigna radiata var. radiata cultivar VC1973A chromosome 11, Vradiata_ver6, whole genome shotgun sequence genomic DNA contains:
- the LOC106777550 gene encoding pentatricopeptide repeat-containing protein At1g09820-like, with protein MVIDKFTGSVKGLCRNQNGRAAKDLLNEMLTYGLKADVITYNILIDGCCKDNESSKAEKLLGEMLNVGVEPNHITYNTLMDGYCMEGNVKAALKVMTQMEKEREVGKCCYYYNVPIKGFCRWLHKLIA; from the exons ATGGTTATAGACAAATTTACTGGATCTGTTAAAG GTCTGTGCAGGAACCAGAACGGGAGAGCTGCAAAGGATCTTCTTAATGAAATGCTGACCTATGGCCTGAAAGCTGATGTTATAACATATAACATCTTAATAGATGGATGTTGCAAAGACAATGAATCGAGTAAGGCGGAAAAATTACTTGGTGAAATGCTCAACGTCGGTGTCGAACCTAATCATATAACGTATAATACTTTGATGGATGGATATTGCATGGAGGGAAATGTGAAGGCAGCATTGAAGGTCATGACCCAGATGgagaaagaaagggaagtgGGCAAATGTTGTTACTATTATAATGTACCGATTAAAGGATTTTGTAGATGGCTACATAAGTTAATTGCATAA
- the LOC106777547 gene encoding AP-5 complex subunit beta-1, with product MAEKAAAPPPSKPLTSQEWETLIEDFQNGVQHKWTSLDPLFDLLLSSLLRKDFPLFLKLQLLVFLDEFSLSFLTSHHHLHRLVEALKAVVQAPLDVAASAFKDQFMVSATSILICTSENVAVEAETETNLVELLLTVVNRPNFGSDRQTRGVACECLRELERWKPGLLSDVVGHLWSLCQSERTHASQSYLLLFTSVIHSIVARKLSVSILNTSVPMIPFYAPNCVTDSGSGSESGSGLNVKELRRALSFLLEWPHVMTPCGIMEFVSMIIPVALALELQPSMLKVQVFGMIHSFDPVLCHAVLRMYVHFLEAFEGQEGEVSRRILLISRESQHFLVFRLLAIHWLLGLNQFIFEKTKPTIELCSTFYPALFDPLALKALKLDLLAFSSVCANVLRQKSGSDELIDPVKLFENGLVCVSSFKWLPPTSTETAVAFRTFHKFLIASSSHSDNDPSTARNLLDSAIFRTLQGFLVNMMLESRRLVPVVVAFVDRLLSCQKHSWLGECLLQKFDEHLLPKVIMDYKLVYCFPIFDRIAENQTIPPRGLLELLTNFMIFLVEKHGPDTGMKSWSQGSRALAICRTMLMRHHSSRLFLRLSRLLAFTCLCFPDLEVRDNSRIYLRMLVCIPGKKLRDILNLGDMILGISPSSHPTSFFNVQSPRPSQKFKSFKNLSSCIHLERLRPLLVKQFWSLSLSNLVVSNANPTYLESIRDFKAPGEEKEISDSSNTQIIPETRRINQPQEPLRVMDSKVAEILNTLRKYFSCIPDFRYMPGLKVRISCSLRFESDTFNRMLGIDKTVPSSEEIDTLPAIYATVLNFSSSAPYGSIPSCRIPFLLGEPYNKDSASQNVSLSIVPVGVNDSREEEKYRATVVVDLEPREPTPGIVDVHIETNAENGQIIQGQLQGITVGIEDMFLKAIVPSDIPEDETPRYNFNLFNTLWEACGSSSSTGRETFQLKGGKGIAAIGGTQSVKLLDVPAASLIQATERHLARFVVGVSGEPLIDAVWEGGIIQNVIWEDASPDASSVSHQDTGPLRLTYNDEEYEKGVISNTRKRNLGCFHVLIFLPPRFHLLFQMEVGDVSTLVRMRTDHWPSLAYIDDYLEALYLS from the exons ATGGCGGAGAAAGCGGCGGCACCACCACCGTCGAAGCCTCTGACATCTCAAGAGTGGGAAACCCTAATCGAGGACTTCCAGAATGGCGTCCAGCACAAATGGACCTCTCTGGATCCTCTCTTCGATCTTCTCCTCTCCTCTCTTCTCCGCAAGGACTTCCCTCTCTTTCTCAAGCTCCAACTCCTTGTCTTCCTCGACGAATTCTCCCTCTCCTTCCTCACCTcccaccaccatcttcatcgCCTCGTCGAAGCGCTCAAAGCCGTTGTCCAAGCGCCGCTCGACGTTGCCGCTTCCGCCTTCAAAGACCAGTTCATGGTCTCCGCTACCTCGATTCTCATCTGCACATCGGAAAACGTTGCCGTCGAGGCCGAAACGGAGACTAACCTGGTCGAGCTGCTGCTGACAGTTGTAAACCGTCCTAATTTCGGTTCGGACCGGCAAACGCGCGGCGTGGCGTGCGAATGCCTGAGGGAACTGGAGCGATGGAAACCGGGATTGCTCTCCGATGTGGTTGGACACCTGTGGAGTTTGTGCCAGAGCGAGCGAACTCACGCTTCGCAGTCTTACCTCTTGCTCTTCACATCGGTGATTCACAGCATCGTCGCTCGGAAACTCAGCGTTTCGATTCTCAACACATCGGTTCCGATGATCCCTTTCTACGCGCCGAACTGTGTGACGGATTCGGGTTCAGGTTCGGAGTCAGGTTCGGGATTGAATGTGAAGGAGTTGAGGAGGGCGTTGTCATTTTTGCTGGAGTGGCCGCATGTGATGACTCCTTGCGGGATTATGGAGTTTGTGTCTATGATAATTCCCGTGGCTTTGGCATTGGAATTGCAACCTTCCATGCTGAAGGTGCAGGTGTTCGGGATGATTCATTCCTTTGACCCTGTTCTGTGCCATGCTGTTTTGAGAATGTATGTGCATTTCTTGGAGGCCTTTGAAGGTCAAGAGGGAGAGGTTTCTCGCAGGATCTTGTTGATTTCGAGAGAATCTCAGCATTTTTTGGTGTTTCGCTTGTTGGCTATCCACTGGTTGTTGGGTCTCAATCAGTTCATTTTCGAGAAGACGAAGCCCACCATCGAATTGTGCTCCACTTTTTATCCCGCTTTGTTTGATCCTCTGGCTTTGAAAGCCTTGAAGCTTGACCTTCTTGCGTTTTCCTCGGTTTGTGCTAATGTGTTGAGGCAGAAAAGTGGTTCTGATGAGTTGATTGATCCAGTGAAGCTGTTTGAAAATGGTCTTGTTTGTGTCTCTTCTTTCAAATGGCTTCCTCCCACGAGCACCGAGACTGCTGTTGCATTCCGCACCTTCCATAAGTTTCtgattgcttcttcttctcattctGACAACGATCCTTCCACCGCCAGAAATCTGTTGGACTCTGCCATTTTTCGCACTTTGCAG GGGTTTCTTGTGAACATGATGTTGGAAAGTAGAAGATTGGTTCCTGTTGTCGTAGCATTTGTTGACCGGTTACTCTCTTGTCAAAAGCATTCTTGGTTGGGTGAGTGCTTACTTCAGAAATTTGATGAGCACTTGCTTCCCAAAGTGATAATGGATTATAAGTTGGTTTATTGCTTCCCAATATTTGATAGAATTGCTGAAAATCAGACTATACCCCCTCGTGGATTGTTAGAGCTGCTTACGAATTTCATGATTTTCCTTGTGGAGAAACATGGCCCAGATACAGGGATGAAATCTTGGTCCCAGGGAAGCAGAGCTCTTGCAATTTGCCGAACTATGCTTATGCGCCATCATAGCTCTAGATTGTTCCTTAGATTGTCTCGGCTGCTTGCATTTACATGTCTATGTTTTCCTGATCTGGAGGTCCGTGATAATTCAAG GATTTACTTGCGTATGCTGGTCTGTATTCCAGGGAAGAAGCTTAGAGACATCCTGAACCTCGGGGACATGATCCTTGGAATTTCGCCATCTTCACATCCAACCTCATTTTTTAACGTTCAGTCTCCTCGACCTTCTCAGAAATTCAagtcatttaaaaacttatcaTCCTGCATTCACCTTGAGCGTTTGCGCCCATTGCTAGTCAAACAATTTTGGTCTCTGTCGTTGTCAAATTTAGTTGTTAGTAACGCCAATCCCACTTATCTGGAGAGCATCAGAGATTTCAAAGCTCCTGGTGAGGAAAAGGAAATTTCTGACAGTTCCAATACACAGATCATTCCTGAAACTAGAAGGATAAATCAGCCACAAGAGCCACTCCGTGTTATGGATTCTAAAGTCGCAGAAATTTTGAATACATTAAGGAAGTATTTTTCCTGCATTCCCGACTTCAGATATATGCCAGGTCTCAAAGTCAGAATATCATGCAGTTTGAGATTTGAATCTGATACTTTTAATCGCATGTTGGGAATTGATAAAACTGTCCCATCCTCGGAAGAGATAGACACACTTCCAGCTATATATGCTACGGTGTTAAATTTCTCGTCATCTGCACCATATGGATCAATTCCATCCTGTCGTATACCTTTTCTTCTTGGTGAACCTTACAATAAAGATTCCGCATCTCAAAATGTCTCCCTAAGTATTGTTCCTGTTGGTGTCAATGATTCcagagaagaggaaaaatatAGAGCTACTGTTGTAGTTGATTTGGAACCCAGGGAACCCACACCAGGTATAGTTGATGTTCACATTGAAACAAATGCAGAAAATGGTCAAATCATCCAAGGTCAACTTCAAGGAATCACAGTAGGCATAGAAGACATGTTTCTCAAGGCTATTGTCCCATCAGATATTCCAGAAGATGAAACACCTCGATACAACTTTAACCTGTTCAATACTTTGTGGGAGGCATGTGGCTCATCCTCCAGCACTGGCCGGGAGACCTTTCAGTTGAAAGGGGGTAAAGGGATTGCTGCCATCGGTGGAACTCAATCTGTCAAGCTTCTTGATGTCCCTGCAGCCTCTTTGATCCAGGCAACTGAGCGCCATTTGGCACGCTTTGTTGTAGGTGTGAGTGGGGAGCCACTTATTGATGCTGTATGGGAAGGGGGAATCATTCAAAATGTCATTTGGGAAGATGCTTCTCCTGATGCTAGTTCTGTTTCTCATCAGGATACAGGTCCACTCCGTCTTACTTACAATGATGAAGAGTATGAGAAGGGGGTTATTAGCAATACTAGGAAAAGAAACCTAGGTTGTTTTCATGTTCTAATATTCCTTCCACCGCGGTTCCATCTCCTTTTCCAAATGGAAGTTGGAGATGTTTCAACTTTAGTTCGTATGCGTACTGATCATTGGCCGAGCTTAGCGTACATTGATGATTATTTAGAAGCTTTGTATCTATCATAA
- the LOC106777549 gene encoding 40S ribosomal protein S30, which produces MGKVHGSLARAGKVRGQTPKVAKQDKKKKPRGRAHKRMQYNRRFVTAVVGFGKKRGPNSSEK; this is translated from the exons ATGG GTAAGGTTCACGGATCACTTGCACGTGCCGGCAAAGTCAGAGGCCAAACCCCCAAAGTAGCTAAGCAGGACAAAAAGAAGAAGCCACGTGGACGCGCCCACAAGAGGATGCAATACAATCGCCGATTCGTCACCGCCG TGGTGGGATTTGGCAAGAAGAGGGGTCCCAACTCGTCTGAGAAGTGA
- the LOC106777548 gene encoding pentatricopeptide repeat-containing protein At1g09820 isoform X2: MVIDKFTGSVKELLSKQHWSELRPLFRTTKPAIFIDQLFNAGVDSELVLRFFQWSQKEFRISYGLETTAKILHLLANSKRYSKVRSFLDKFVKNEKHTVSSIFHSLLSVSVRPYTNALIIDMLILAYARNLQIRAACETFRQSHDYGYKLSLISCNSLLSGLVKENDTGEMEYVYKEMVKRRILPNLTTFNIYINGLCKAGKLNKAEDVLEDIKAWGFSPNVVTYNTLIHGHCKKGSAGKMYRADAILKEMLANKISPNERSFNSLIDGFCKDENVLAAKKALEEMQRLGLKPNLVTYNSLINGLSNNGKLDEAIALWDKMDDLGLKPNIVTYNVLINWLCKRKMTWEARKLFDDIAKQGLVPNAITFNTLIDAFCKDGMVEEAFALHKSMLEEGIIPNVSTYNTLIAGLCRNQNGRAAKDLLNEMLTYGLKADVITYNILIDGCCKDNESSKAEKLLGEMLNVGVKPNHITYNTLMDGYCMEGNVKAALKVRTQMEKEGKWANVVTYNVLIKGFCRTGKLEDANRLLNEMLEKGLNPNRVTYDIVRMEMLDKGFIPDIEGHLYNISSMS; the protein is encoded by the exons ATGGTTATAGACAAATTTACTGGATCTGTTAAAG AGCTGTTGAGTAAACAACACTGGTCAGAGCTCAGACCCCTTTTTAGAACAACTAAACCTGCAATATTCATTGACCAATTGTTCAATGCGGGGGTTGATTCAGAGCTTGTTTTAAGGTTCTTTCAGTGGTCTCAGAAAGAGTTTAGAATTTCATATGGTCTTGAAACTACTGCCAAAATTTTACATCTTCTAGCAAATTCAAAAAGGTACTCTAAGGTCAGGTCCTTTTTGGATAAATTTGTGAAGAACGAGAAACATACAGTTTCTTCTATTTTCCACTCTCTCTTGTCTGTTAGTGTCCGGCCGTATACAAATGCTCTAATAATTGATATGTTGATCCTAGCATATGCAAGAAATTTGCAAATTCGTGCTGCCTGTGAAACATTTAGGCAATCTCATGATTATGGATATAAGTTATCACTGATTTCATGCAATTCGTTGTTGAGTGGTCTGGTGAAGGAGAATGATACAGGAGAAATGGAATACGTGTACAAGGAAATGGTAAAGAGGAGAATTCTGCCTAACTTgacaacatttaatatttatatcaatGGTCTCTGTAAAGCTGGTAAGTTGAATAAGGCAGAGGATGTCCTTGAAGACATTAAAGCCTGGGGATTTTCTCCAAATGTAGTTACTTATAACACTCTGATTCATGGGCATTGCAAGAAGGGCAGTGCTGGAAAAATGTACAGAGCTGATGCCATTTTGAAGGAAATGCTTGCTAATAAAATTTCCCCAAATGAGAGATCCTTTAATTCTCTTATTGATGGTTTTTGTAAGGATGAGAATGTGTTGGCTGCAAAAAAGGCTTTAGAAGAGATGCAAAGACTGGGACTAAAACCTAATTTAGTTACTTATAATTCGCTGATAAATGGTTTATCTAATAACGGGAAGCTAGATGAGGCCATTGCTTTGTGGGATAAGATGGATGACTTAGGTTTGAAGCCAAATATTGTTACTTATAATGTTCTTATTAACTGGCTTTGTAAGAGGAAGATGACGTGGGAAGCAAGAAAACTCTTTGATGATATAGCTAAGCAAGGTTTGGTACCCAATGCAATAACATTTAATACATTGATTGATGCATTCTGCAAAGACGGGATGGTGGAAGAGGCATTTGCTCTGCATAAATCGATGCTAGAAGAAGGGATTATTCCAAATGTTTCAACCTATAATACCTTAATTGCAGGTTTGTGCAGGAACCAGAACGGGAGAGCTGCAAAGGATCTTCTTAATGAAATGCTGACCTATGGCCTAAAAGCTGATGTTATAACATATAACATCTTAATAGATGGATGTTGCAAAGACAATGAATCAAGTAAGGCAGAAAAATTACTTGGTGAAATGCTCAACGTCGGTGTCAAGCCTAATCATATAACGTATAATACTTTGATGGATGGATATTGCATGGAGGGAAATGTGAAGGCGGCATTGAAGGTCAGGACCCAGATGGAGAAAGAAGGGAAGTGGGCAAATGTTGTTACTTATAATGTACTGATTAAAGGATTTTGTAGAACAGGTAAGCTAGAGGATGCAAACAGGCTTCTTAATGAGATGTTGGAAAAAGGTTTGAATCCGAATCGAGTTACCTACGATATTGTAAGAATGGAAATGTTGGATAAAGGTTTTATTCCAGACATAGAAGggcatttatataatatttctagcaTGTCTTGA
- the LOC106777548 gene encoding pentatricopeptide repeat-containing protein At1g09820 isoform X1, with product MVIDKFTGSVKGLAFQSLNISTISELLSKQHWSELRPLFRTTKPAIFIDQLFNAGVDSELVLRFFQWSQKEFRISYGLETTAKILHLLANSKRYSKVRSFLDKFVKNEKHTVSSIFHSLLSVSVRPYTNALIIDMLILAYARNLQIRAACETFRQSHDYGYKLSLISCNSLLSGLVKENDTGEMEYVYKEMVKRRILPNLTTFNIYINGLCKAGKLNKAEDVLEDIKAWGFSPNVVTYNTLIHGHCKKGSAGKMYRADAILKEMLANKISPNERSFNSLIDGFCKDENVLAAKKALEEMQRLGLKPNLVTYNSLINGLSNNGKLDEAIALWDKMDDLGLKPNIVTYNVLINWLCKRKMTWEARKLFDDIAKQGLVPNAITFNTLIDAFCKDGMVEEAFALHKSMLEEGIIPNVSTYNTLIAGLCRNQNGRAAKDLLNEMLTYGLKADVITYNILIDGCCKDNESSKAEKLLGEMLNVGVKPNHITYNTLMDGYCMEGNVKAALKVRTQMEKEGKWANVVTYNVLIKGFCRTGKLEDANRLLNEMLEKGLNPNRVTYDIVRMEMLDKGFIPDIEGHLYNISSMS from the exons ATGGTTATAGACAAATTTACTGGATCTGTTAAAG GTTTAGCCTTTCAGTCGTTGAACATATCTACAATTTCAGAGCTGTTGAGTAAACAACACTGGTCAGAGCTCAGACCCCTTTTTAGAACAACTAAACCTGCAATATTCATTGACCAATTGTTCAATGCGGGGGTTGATTCAGAGCTTGTTTTAAGGTTCTTTCAGTGGTCTCAGAAAGAGTTTAGAATTTCATATGGTCTTGAAACTACTGCCAAAATTTTACATCTTCTAGCAAATTCAAAAAGGTACTCTAAGGTCAGGTCCTTTTTGGATAAATTTGTGAAGAACGAGAAACATACAGTTTCTTCTATTTTCCACTCTCTCTTGTCTGTTAGTGTCCGGCCGTATACAAATGCTCTAATAATTGATATGTTGATCCTAGCATATGCAAGAAATTTGCAAATTCGTGCTGCCTGTGAAACATTTAGGCAATCTCATGATTATGGATATAAGTTATCACTGATTTCATGCAATTCGTTGTTGAGTGGTCTGGTGAAGGAGAATGATACAGGAGAAATGGAATACGTGTACAAGGAAATGGTAAAGAGGAGAATTCTGCCTAACTTgacaacatttaatatttatatcaatGGTCTCTGTAAAGCTGGTAAGTTGAATAAGGCAGAGGATGTCCTTGAAGACATTAAAGCCTGGGGATTTTCTCCAAATGTAGTTACTTATAACACTCTGATTCATGGGCATTGCAAGAAGGGCAGTGCTGGAAAAATGTACAGAGCTGATGCCATTTTGAAGGAAATGCTTGCTAATAAAATTTCCCCAAATGAGAGATCCTTTAATTCTCTTATTGATGGTTTTTGTAAGGATGAGAATGTGTTGGCTGCAAAAAAGGCTTTAGAAGAGATGCAAAGACTGGGACTAAAACCTAATTTAGTTACTTATAATTCGCTGATAAATGGTTTATCTAATAACGGGAAGCTAGATGAGGCCATTGCTTTGTGGGATAAGATGGATGACTTAGGTTTGAAGCCAAATATTGTTACTTATAATGTTCTTATTAACTGGCTTTGTAAGAGGAAGATGACGTGGGAAGCAAGAAAACTCTTTGATGATATAGCTAAGCAAGGTTTGGTACCCAATGCAATAACATTTAATACATTGATTGATGCATTCTGCAAAGACGGGATGGTGGAAGAGGCATTTGCTCTGCATAAATCGATGCTAGAAGAAGGGATTATTCCAAATGTTTCAACCTATAATACCTTAATTGCAGGTTTGTGCAGGAACCAGAACGGGAGAGCTGCAAAGGATCTTCTTAATGAAATGCTGACCTATGGCCTAAAAGCTGATGTTATAACATATAACATCTTAATAGATGGATGTTGCAAAGACAATGAATCAAGTAAGGCAGAAAAATTACTTGGTGAAATGCTCAACGTCGGTGTCAAGCCTAATCATATAACGTATAATACTTTGATGGATGGATATTGCATGGAGGGAAATGTGAAGGCGGCATTGAAGGTCAGGACCCAGATGGAGAAAGAAGGGAAGTGGGCAAATGTTGTTACTTATAATGTACTGATTAAAGGATTTTGTAGAACAGGTAAGCTAGAGGATGCAAACAGGCTTCTTAATGAGATGTTGGAAAAAGGTTTGAATCCGAATCGAGTTACCTACGATATTGTAAGAATGGAAATGTTGGATAAAGGTTTTATTCCAGACATAGAAGggcatttatataatatttctagcaTGTCTTGA
- the LOC106777865 gene encoding pentatricopeptide repeat-containing protein At5g15300 gives MLGTYSRIRYVLEHLCSMLELKQVQAIITKAGFQTHTPFIDRLIFFSALSPTGDLSHAHSLFLQTSMNNSFLCNTMIRAFAKSSFPLQALYIYSHMQTSDVVSDHFTYNFVLKACSRAYKFVQEFGECDEITIVSKGGEVHCTVLKLGFDQDPSIQNSLLYMYSQCGLVHVAQNLFDEISNRSLVSWNIMISAYHRVNNSKSADYLLESMPLKNVVSWNTVIGRYTRSGDIEGARRVFQVMPERDVVSWNSMIAGFVSVKDYAGALTLFSEMQNAEIRPTEVTFISVLGACAETGALEMGSKIHESLKASEHKIEGYLGNALLNMYSKCGNLSSAWEVFRGMRIKTTSCWNAMIVGLAVHGYCEEALKLFSEMECGLGTVRPNRVTFIGVLIACSHKGWVDKARWYFDHMVKYKIVPEIKHYGCMIDLFSRFGLLEEAHQMIRTSPFQNRAILWRTLLGACRTQGNMELAKVSFLQLAKLKSLSDGDYVLLSNIYAEAERWDEVERLRSEMIDLHVSKQVGHSQIDMTKCDKLS, from the coding sequence ATGTTGGGAACATATTCGCGCATAAGGTATGTGCTCGAGCACCTCTGTTCCATGTTGGAACTGAAACAAGTCCAAGCCATTATCACCAAAGCAGGCTTTCAAACCCATACTCCTTTCATTGATAGGTTAATATTCTTCTCCGCACTTTCTCCTACGGGAGACCTCTCCCATGCTCATTCCCTCTTCCTACAAACTTCTATGAACAACTCTTTCCTTTGCAACACTATGATTCGAGCCTTTGCCAAGTCTTCCTTCCCTCTTCAAGCTCTATACATCTACAGCCACATGCAGACCTCAGATGTTGTATCTGACCATTTCACCTACAACTTTGTGCTCAAGGCTTGCTCTAGAGCATACAAGTTTGTCCAAGAATTTGGTGAGTGCGATGAGATCACTATTGTTTCCAAAGGGGGTGAAGTCCACTGTACTGTTCTCAAACTGGGGTTTGATCAAGACCCCTCTATTCAGAACTCTTTGCTCTATATGTACTCTCAATGTGGATTGGTCCATGTTGCCCAAAACTTGTTTGATGAAATCAGTAACAGAAGTTTGGTTTCTTGGAATATCATGATATCGGCATACCATCGTGTCAACAATTCTAAGTCAGCTGATTACCTTCTTGAATCAATGCCACTCAAGAATGTTGTTTCATGGAACACTGTCATCGGAAGGTACACCAGGTCAGGTGATATTGAGGGTGCAAGAAGGGTGTTCCAAGTTATGCCCGAGAGGGATGTTGTGTCCTGGAATTCTATGATTGCTGGTTTTGTGTCCGTTAAGGATTATGCAGGAGCATTGACACTGTTTTCTGAGATGCAAAATGCCGAAATAAGACCCACTGAAGTGACGTTTATTTCAGTTCTGGGTGCCTGTGCCGAAACTGGTGCACTAGAAATGGGAAGCAAAATACACGAGTCTCTCAAAGCTTCTGAGCATAAGATTGAAGGGTATTTGGGAAACGCCCTTCTGAATATGTATTCTAAATGTGGAAATTTGAGTTCAGCTTGGGAGGTATTTAGAGGGATGAGGATAAAAACTACTAGTTGTTGGAATGCTATGATTGTTGGTTTGGCTGTCCACGGTTACTGTGAGGAAGCTCTGAAGTTGTTTTCAGAGATGGAATGCGGGCTTGGTACTGTTAGGCCGAATCGAGTAACATTTATTGGTGTTTTGATTGCTTGTAGTCATAAGGGTTGGGTAGATAAAGCAAGATGGTATTTTGATCATATGGTGAAGTATAAAATTGTGCCCGAAATCAAGCATTATGGTTGCATGATTGATCTTTTTAGTAGATTTGGTTTGCTGGAAGAGGCACATCAGATGATCAGGACTTCTCCTTTCCAAAATAGAGCCATTTTATGGAGAACGTTGCTGGGTGCTTGTAGGACACAAGGGAACATGGAGCTGGCTAAGGTGTCATTCCTACAACTTGCCAAATTGAAAAGTCTATCAGACGGAGATTATGTGTTGTTATCTAACATTTATGCTGAAGCTGAGAGATGGGATGAGGTTGAGCGATTAAGGAGTGAAATGATTGACTTGCATGTCTCTAAGCAAGTTGGACACAGCCAAATTGATATGACTAAATGTGATAAGCTTTcctaa
- the LOC106777866 gene encoding U11/U12 small nuclear ribonucleoprotein 25 kDa protein, producing the protein MEEYNKSSMKKARLNSLLTNLLDDPILSDVPKNPTLADVDTLISLELGSAMRISVLKLDGSTLDVIVMNSATVKDLKLAIKRKVNDMEQSGMGHRHISWKHVWANYCLSYHNNKLLDDNDAVQNFGVRNNSQVQFAPFVMTKQSRRHSKRRKHRFFHGLNKRS; encoded by the exons ATGGAAGAATATAACAAGAGCAGCATGAAGAAGGCAAGGCTGAACTCGTTGCTGACAAACTTGCTAGATGATCCTATACTTTCTGATGTTCCCAAGAACCCAACTTTGGCAGATGTTGACACTCTCATTAGCCTTGAATTGGGTAGTGCCATGCGCATTTCTGTCTTGAAATTGGATGGGTCTACTCTTG ACGTGATCGTGATGAATTCAGCAACAGTCAAGGATTTGAAACTTGCCATCAAGAGGAAGGTAAATGACATGGAACAATCTGGCATGGGTCACCGCCACATTTCTTG GAAACATGTATGGGCAAATTATTGTTTGTCATACCATAACAACAAGCTCCTAGATGATAATGATGCAGTTCAAAATTTTGGTGTACGAAATAATTCTCAG GTTCAATTTGCACCCTTTGTCATGACAAAACAATCACGGAGGCATTCGAAGAGGAGAAAACACCGTTTTTTTCATGGCCTTAATAAGCGTTCCTGA
- the LOC106777162 gene encoding zinc finger protein ZAT9-like, translated as MERHKCKLCSRTFANGRALGGHMKAHLATLPLPLPPKPQPLPQSINTFSSNSSSRQDIQQHPHNEQQQKALLNYALRENPKKCFRLADPEFDSGAVVQDRESETESKNPTRRRSKRSRRPANSQPKARPKLSFMESPEPVSSVSDTSPEEDVAMCLMMLSRDRWSKNTHAAFDNNNPMEDDEEERSLEEIKFRRVCRKHQCQSCDKTFRSSRALGSHRSICEGSGNDSKIFECPFCFKVFGSGQALGGHKRSHMVPSSSSTANDSTRFKESFIDLNFPAPPEEEDDLSVVSDAQFDD; from the coding sequence ATGGAGCGCCACAAATGCAAGCTCTGTTCGAGAACATTCGCCAATGGCAGAGCTCTCGGTGGCCACATGAAGGCTCACTTAGCCacccttcctcttcctcttccaccCAAACCCCAACCTCTTCCTCAATCCATTAACACTTTCTCTTCCAATTCATCTTCACGTCAAGACATACAACAACACCCTCATAatgaacaacaacaaaaggCTCTCCTCAACTACGCCTTGCGAGAGAATCCCAAGAAATGTTTCAGGCTCGCAGATCCCGAGTTCGACTCCGGCGCCGTCGTGCAAGACAGGGAGAGCGAGACCGAGTCAAAGAACCCAACCCGCCGACGATCCAAGCGCTCACGCAGGCCCGCCAATTCCCAACCCAAGGCCCGGCCCAAACTCAGCTTCATGGAGTCCCCCGAGCCCGTCAGCTCTGTCTCCGACACTTCCCCTGAAGAAGACGTCGCCATGTGTCTCATGATGCTGTCCAGAGACCGTTGGAGCAAGAACACCCACGCTGCTTTCGACAACAACAACCCCATGGAAGACGACGAAGAAGAGAGATCACTGGAAGAGATCAAGTTCAGAAGAGTTTGCCGGAAGCACCAGTGCCAGAGTTGCGACAAGACGTTTCGATCTTCGCGCGCATTGGGCAGCCACCGAAGCATTTGCGAAGGTTCGGGTAACGATAGTAAAATCTTCGAATGCCCCTTTTGTTTTAAGGTATTTGGGTCTGGTCAAGCTCTGGGTGGCCACAAGAGATCTCATATGgtaccttcttcttcctccactGCCAATGATTCCACCCGTTTCAAAGAAAGTTTCATAGATCTCAACTTCCCTGCtccacctgaagaagaagaCGATCTCAGCGTGGTTTCCGATGCCCAATTTGATGACTGA